A single genomic interval of uncultured Pseudodesulfovibrio sp. harbors:
- a CDS encoding histone deacetylase — protein MLKAKNNLGIIFFPAFDWAISPTHPERQERLLYTQDQLREEGIFDIEGVREYKPDVATTEDVERVHFCFPEVSSVTTRSHMISAGGAMKAADLVMEGERDCAFAMVRPPGHHAMKVVHGSRGFCNINIEAVMIEHIREKYGHKRVAIVDTDCHHGDGTQDVYWHDPDTLFISIHQDGRTLYPGSGFPQELGGPNAMGRTINIPLPPNTSDEGFLMAMERVVMPILEDFKPDLIINSAGQDNHFTDPITNMNFSAQGYAALNEMLKPDIAVLEGGYSIQGALPYINLGICLAMAGVDYSHVREPNYRPEQIKQDARTTEYIEELCKQLPKLYFDPPAFKTGDDSRQGMISGDTYVRHRQVYYDTDGINEVQQETLTLCKKCRGLYKVETRADSGPLCLGLEIPIDACPDCRSRGYQLLEDAQLKGDYRYMQMINRKDKDYVRHGF, from the coding sequence ATGCTCAAGGCGAAGAACAATCTCGGCATCATCTTTTTCCCGGCGTTCGACTGGGCCATATCACCGACCCACCCGGAGCGGCAGGAGCGTCTGCTTTACACGCAGGACCAACTGCGCGAGGAAGGCATCTTCGACATCGAGGGCGTGCGCGAATACAAGCCGGATGTGGCGACCACCGAAGATGTGGAGCGTGTGCACTTCTGTTTCCCGGAAGTGAGCAGCGTCACCACCCGGTCGCACATGATTTCGGCGGGCGGGGCCATGAAGGCCGCGGATCTGGTCATGGAAGGGGAGCGCGACTGCGCGTTTGCCATGGTGCGTCCTCCCGGCCATCACGCCATGAAGGTCGTCCACGGTTCACGCGGTTTCTGCAACATCAACATCGAAGCCGTGATGATCGAGCATATCCGCGAAAAGTACGGGCACAAGCGCGTCGCCATCGTGGATACCGATTGCCATCACGGCGACGGCACGCAGGACGTGTACTGGCACGACCCGGACACGCTGTTCATTTCCATCCATCAGGACGGGCGTACCCTGTATCCCGGTTCCGGGTTCCCGCAGGAACTCGGCGGGCCGAACGCCATGGGCCGGACCATCAACATTCCGCTGCCGCCCAACACTTCGGACGAAGGGTTCCTCATGGCCATGGAGCGCGTTGTCATGCCCATCCTTGAGGATTTCAAGCCGGACTTGATCATCAACTCCGCAGGACAGGACAACCACTTCACCGATCCGATCACGAACATGAATTTTTCCGCGCAGGGGTATGCCGCGCTCAACGAGATGCTCAAGCCGGATATCGCGGTGCTTGAAGGCGGCTATTCCATTCAGGGCGCGCTGCCGTATATCAATCTCGGCATCTGTCTTGCCATGGCGGGCGTGGATTATTCCCATGTGCGCGAGCCGAACTACCGTCCCGAGCAGATAAAACAGGATGCGCGGACAACGGAATATATCGAGGAACTGTGCAAACAGCTCCCGAAACTTTATTTCGATCCGCCTGCATTCAAGACGGGGGATGACTCTCGGCAAGGCATGATTTCCGGTGACACATACGTCCGTCATCGTCAGGTGTATTACGATACCGACGGCATCAACGAGGTGCAGCAGGAAACCCTGACCCTGTGCAAAAAGTGCCGCGGCCTGTACAAGGTGGAAACCCGCGCCGATTCCGGTCCGCTCTGCCTCGGACTGGAAATCCCCATCGACGCCTGTCCTGACTGCCGAAGCCGTGGATATCAACTGCTGGAAGACGCACAGCTTAAGGGCGACTACCGCTACATGCAGATGATAAACCGCAAGGACAAGGATTACGTGCGGCACGGGTTCTAG
- a CDS encoding LysE family translocator yields the protein MSKTGISPMVILATLSAVGLGAVLLSSATLFTALKLLGGLYLVYLGIMAWKAPPMAGGSPQGAVLQREHKSFVALFREGFGVGISNPKAIAFFAALFPQFIDPLRAYTPQFLTLILTIEGVSFIVLTSYALLASYLAPFLSNDRAMGYFNKLTGAAFIAFGVALVCDE from the coding sequence ATGAGTAAAACGGGAATATCTCCCATGGTCATTTTGGCGACGCTTTCCGCAGTCGGTCTGGGAGCCGTGCTCCTGTCGTCTGCCACGCTTTTTACCGCGCTGAAGCTGCTCGGCGGTTTGTATCTGGTGTATCTCGGGATAATGGCTTGGAAAGCCCCGCCCATGGCAGGCGGCAGTCCGCAGGGTGCAGTTTTACAGAGAGAACACAAAAGTTTTGTCGCGCTTTTCAGGGAAGGGTTCGGGGTCGGCATCAGCAACCCCAAGGCCATTGCCTTTTTCGCTGCCTTGTTCCCCCAGTTCATCGACCCCTTACGGGCCTACACTCCGCAATTTCTGACCCTGATCCTGACCATTGAAGGCGTTTCATTTATCGTCCTGACAAGCTACGCACTGCTTGCCTCATATCTTGCGCCGTTTTTATCGAATGATCGCGCAATGGGATATTTCAACAAACTGACAGGGGCGGCCTTTATCGCGTTCGGTGTCGCTTTGGTCTGCGATGAATGA
- the dinB gene encoding DNA polymerase IV: MMPIMLPWILHIDMDAFFASVEQLDNPELRGKPIAIGGSSDRGVVSTASYEARKFGVRSALSVVKARRLCPQLILIPGRMKRYKELSRLAMGVLQEFSPTVEQASVDEAYLDGTGLERLFGPIDEVGRRIRERMVEVTGLTCSVGAAPVRFLAKIASDMNKPDGMFIIRHDEVETFLHTLPVKKIPGVGKKAAATLERLGVRTCGDVRQKPKDHWEKRLGKQGGVLHDRACGIDNNGVIVWTGAKSCSAENTFHEDTADRGLLTKWLLAQSERVGGDLRRHDYKGRTITLKVKFADFKQITRSKSLEGRTDNTALIFETACDLLEQLELRRPVRLIGVGVSNFEPRARQVTLFEEAPQEQEATSELDQAVDSVRKKFGSKAMIRGDLLEFHKKQPK, encoded by the coding sequence ATGATGCCCATCATGCTCCCATGGATTCTGCATATCGACATGGACGCCTTTTTCGCGTCCGTGGAACAGCTCGACAACCCCGAACTGCGCGGCAAGCCCATTGCCATTGGCGGCTCGTCTGACCGCGGCGTGGTCTCGACGGCAAGCTACGAGGCGCGCAAGTTCGGCGTGCGCTCGGCATTGAGCGTGGTCAAGGCCCGAAGACTCTGCCCGCAACTCATCCTAATTCCGGGGCGCATGAAGCGGTACAAAGAGCTTTCGCGCCTCGCCATGGGCGTGCTTCAGGAATTCTCCCCAACCGTTGAGCAGGCGAGTGTGGATGAGGCGTATCTCGACGGCACCGGCCTTGAACGGCTGTTCGGCCCCATCGACGAAGTCGGGCGGCGAATCAGGGAACGCATGGTCGAAGTCACCGGCCTGACCTGCTCGGTGGGCGCGGCCCCGGTCCGGTTCCTTGCCAAGATCGCCTCGGACATGAACAAGCCCGACGGCATGTTCATCATCCGCCACGATGAAGTGGAAACGTTTCTGCATACGCTGCCAGTCAAGAAAATACCGGGCGTGGGCAAAAAAGCGGCGGCAACCCTTGAACGCCTCGGCGTACGCACCTGCGGTGACGTCCGGCAAAAGCCCAAGGACCACTGGGAGAAGCGGCTCGGCAAACAGGGGGGCGTGCTCCACGACAGGGCGTGCGGCATCGACAACAACGGCGTCATCGTCTGGACCGGCGCAAAGAGTTGCAGCGCGGAGAACACGTTTCATGAAGATACCGCGGACCGAGGACTTCTCACCAAGTGGCTTCTGGCCCAGTCCGAACGGGTGGGCGGCGACCTGCGGCGGCACGACTACAAAGGCCGCACCATCACCCTGAAAGTGAAGTTCGCCGACTTCAAACAGATCACGCGCAGCAAGAGTCTGGAAGGGCGCACCGACAACACGGCCCTCATTTTTGAAACAGCCTGCGACCTGCTGGAACAACTGGAACTGCGCCGTCCAGTCCGGCTTATCGGAGTCGGGGTATCCAATTTCGAACCTCGCGCCCGACAGGTCACCCTTTTCGAGGAAGCCCCGCAGGAACAGGAGGCGACCAGCGAACTTGATCAGGCCGTGGATTCGGTCAGGAAAAAATTCGGCTCCAAGGCCATGATCCGGGGCGACCTGCTCGAATTCCACAAAAAGCAACCGAAATAA
- a CDS encoding transporter substrate-binding domain-containing protein, translated as MKAFRRFDLVALLAAILFLCSPARAWDDSLDSYREKGVIISASPYWKPYSFLGQDDELEGFLIDYWRKWSEKTGISVQFRLAPWKETITLVRNGECDFQSGLYSSEERSQYLDFSQSIHRSKGVLAIKKGEPKSCEIVYSEPVGVIAGSYEESALKLKHPNTQARTYETNEAMLQAFVNGEVHAVVADLPTLMSLGGNLGIANDIEICDVVYERDLRAGLPKGNAALLSLVNEGLSLITAEEKEQISTKWFVAAPSDSGLLRLMVFGAFMILLAIGGGMIWSSRRS; from the coding sequence GTGAAAGCTTTCCGTCGATTTGATCTGGTTGCATTGCTCGCTGCCATATTGTTTCTGTGCTCCCCGGCAAGGGCATGGGACGATTCGCTTGATTCCTACAGGGAAAAGGGTGTCATTATTTCCGCTTCACCCTACTGGAAGCCTTACTCTTTTCTTGGGCAGGATGACGAACTGGAAGGCTTCCTCATTGATTATTGGCGGAAGTGGTCTGAAAAGACAGGGATTTCCGTGCAGTTTCGGCTTGCACCATGGAAGGAAACCATCACTCTGGTCCGGAATGGAGAATGTGATTTTCAGAGCGGTCTCTACAGCAGCGAAGAGCGCAGCCAGTATCTTGATTTTTCTCAATCGATACACCGCTCCAAGGGAGTGCTTGCCATCAAGAAGGGTGAGCCGAAGTCTTGTGAAATCGTGTATTCCGAACCGGTCGGAGTGATTGCCGGAAGTTATGAAGAATCCGCCCTCAAGCTCAAGCATCCGAACACGCAGGCCCGGACGTATGAGACAAACGAAGCCATGCTTCAGGCCTTTGTGAACGGCGAGGTGCATGCCGTTGTGGCCGATCTGCCTACGCTGATGTCGCTTGGTGGAAATCTGGGTATCGCCAATGATATCGAGATATGCGACGTTGTTTATGAGAGGGACTTGCGAGCGGGGCTGCCCAAGGGTAATGCCGCATTGCTTTCCTTGGTAAACGAGGGGCTTTCCCTTATTACCGCGGAAGAGAAGGAACAGATTTCCACGAAGTGGTTTGTCGCTGCACCTTCCGATTCCGGCCTGTTGAGATTGATGGTTTTCGGTGCTTTCATGATTCTTTTGGCCATTGGCGGCGGCATGATCTGGTCGAGCCGGCGTTCATAG
- the waaF gene encoding lipopolysaccharide heptosyltransferase II — protein sequence MSEYKKIGVWQTAFLGDAVLTLPLLRALKNRYPEAEIHFFVRGGVESIFAAQPEITEVHGFAKRGAQKSLNAAVRLGWEIGQQGFDLWISTHKSLRSALVAGATGIKRRIGYNEPWFNRLAYTETVDRRFDELEEIERLFQLLAPLGITTPAPKTELVVGEEVRMDADLFWQEHCGDRPVLGVHPGSTWPTKCWPVEYFSEIVARADKAGAQVLVFAGPDETEVAEQVMRGAGETRAVNLAGKLSLPQLAAYLGRLDAYLTNDSGPMHLAWAQDTPLVALFGPTVRKLGFFPRGDNSTVLEVPLDCRPCGLHGPKKCPKGHHDCMRRLTPDMVWDALRVKLGL from the coding sequence ATGAGCGAATACAAGAAAATCGGCGTGTGGCAGACCGCCTTTCTCGGCGATGCCGTCCTGACCCTGCCCCTTTTGCGGGCACTCAAGAACCGCTACCCGGAAGCGGAAATACATTTCTTCGTGCGCGGCGGCGTGGAATCGATCTTTGCGGCCCAGCCCGAGATCACCGAGGTCCACGGATTTGCCAAACGCGGGGCGCAGAAATCGCTGAATGCGGCTGTGCGTCTCGGGTGGGAGATCGGTCAGCAGGGATTCGATCTCTGGATATCCACGCACAAGAGCCTGCGTTCGGCTCTGGTGGCCGGGGCGACCGGCATCAAGAGGCGCATCGGCTACAACGAGCCGTGGTTCAATCGTCTCGCTTACACCGAAACCGTGGACAGGCGGTTCGACGAACTGGAGGAGATTGAGCGTCTGTTTCAGCTTCTTGCGCCGCTCGGCATCACGACTCCCGCCCCCAAGACCGAGCTGGTCGTGGGCGAGGAAGTCCGCATGGATGCGGACCTGTTCTGGCAGGAGCATTGCGGCGACCGCCCCGTGCTCGGCGTGCATCCCGGCTCGACATGGCCCACCAAGTGCTGGCCCGTGGAATATTTCAGCGAGATCGTCGCCCGTGCCGACAAGGCGGGCGCACAGGTGCTTGTTTTTGCCGGACCTGACGAAACCGAAGTGGCGGAGCAGGTGATGCGGGGAGCCGGGGAAACCCGTGCCGTCAATCTCGCCGGGAAACTCTCCCTGCCGCAGCTTGCCGCGTATCTGGGCAGGCTGGATGCCTATCTGACCAACGATTCTGGTCCTATGCATCTGGCGTGGGCACAGGATACCCCGCTGGTCGCCCTGTTCGGTCCCACCGTCCGCAAGCTCGGGTTTTTCCCTCGCGGCGACAATTCCACGGTGCTCGAAGTGCCCCTCGACTGCCGCCCCTGCGGTCTGCATGGGCCGAAAAAGTGCCCCAAGGGCCATCATGACTGCATGCGCCGGTTGACTCCGGACATGGTGTGGGACGCGCTGCGGGTAAAGCTCGGGCTGTAG
- a CDS encoding hydantoinase/oxoprolinase family protein, giving the protein MLLGIDVGGTHTDGVAIDLEADAKVVTSCKVVTRHDDLLSSVTEALEIILAEIDKSSVTQLNLSTTLSTNAIVQGKIEDVGVIVSAGPGVDPHSFMPCRDFHVIDGSIDHRGNEVRALSTRQLTRAIDSCRDNGVRVFAAVGKFSTRNPRHENFIRRSVCQCRDDESCEFADFVTLGHQLGGALNFPRRVATAYFNCAVWRLYNDFASAVEKALDEMGLAHVKVNILKADGGTMPLPQSRKMPVQSIFSGPAASVMGIIALTDIFHDSVILDIGGTTTDIAVFADGAPLIEREGIAIGSHPTLVTALKVHSIGIGGDSVISVVGEEVRVGPNRLGPSVCVGGERVTLTDALNCEGACEVGDVDASRAAMAAFAEKHSMSPEKLASAAVAAASDAIHTATRDLLDEINSKPVYTIHELVENKRVVPKKVYLMGGPAKALKRDLFHRFQLSTEVPENYDVANAIGAALTRTTWELELFADTQRHVLFIPSLSYRENVHTSYDQKDAEKDAVNQLTMQLDSMGVFLEPEDAQITHTSSFNMVEGMSQVGKNIRVKCQVRPGVVRTTGRS; this is encoded by the coding sequence ATGCTACTCGGAATAGATGTGGGCGGCACGCACACCGATGGTGTCGCCATTGATCTGGAAGCGGATGCAAAAGTGGTTACTTCGTGCAAAGTGGTTACCCGGCATGACGATTTGCTGTCTTCTGTCACAGAGGCACTGGAAATCATTCTTGCCGAAATCGACAAGTCGTCGGTAACGCAGTTGAACCTGTCCACTACGCTGTCCACCAATGCCATTGTGCAGGGCAAGATCGAGGATGTGGGCGTTATCGTTTCCGCCGGTCCGGGCGTGGACCCGCACAGCTTCATGCCATGCCGCGATTTTCACGTCATCGACGGTTCCATTGACCATCGTGGCAACGAAGTTCGTGCCCTGTCCACGAGGCAACTGACCCGCGCCATTGATTCCTGCCGCGACAACGGTGTGCGGGTCTTTGCGGCGGTGGGCAAATTTTCCACGCGCAATCCGCGCCATGAAAATTTCATCCGCCGGTCCGTGTGCCAGTGCCGGGACGACGAGTCCTGCGAATTCGCCGATTTCGTCACGCTCGGGCATCAGCTCGGTGGGGCGCTCAACTTTCCGCGCCGGGTCGCCACGGCCTATTTCAACTGTGCTGTCTGGCGGCTGTACAATGATTTCGCCTCTGCCGTGGAAAAAGCGCTGGACGAGATGGGGCTGGCCCACGTCAAGGTGAACATCCTCAAGGCGGACGGCGGAACCATGCCCCTGCCGCAGTCCCGCAAGATGCCGGTGCAGTCCATTTTTTCCGGTCCGGCCGCCTCGGTCATGGGCATCATCGCGTTGACCGACATTTTTCATGACTCCGTGATTCTCGACATCGGCGGGACCACCACGGATATCGCCGTGTTCGCGGACGGTGCCCCGCTCATCGAGCGTGAGGGCATTGCCATCGGTTCGCACCCGACATTGGTGACCGCGCTCAAGGTGCATTCCATCGGCATCGGCGGCGACTCGGTCATTTCCGTTGTCGGCGAGGAGGTCCGTGTGGGGCCGAACCGTCTCGGACCGTCCGTGTGTGTGGGCGGGGAGCGGGTGACGCTGACAGACGCCCTCAATTGCGAAGGGGCGTGTGAAGTGGGTGATGTGGACGCCTCCCGCGCAGCCATGGCGGCTTTTGCGGAAAAGCATTCCATGAGTCCTGAGAAACTGGCTTCGGCAGCCGTTGCAGCGGCATCGGATGCCATTCATACGGCCACACGGGACTTGCTCGACGAGATCAATTCCAAGCCGGTGTACACCATTCACGAACTGGTGGAGAACAAGCGGGTGGTGCCCAAGAAGGTCTATTTGATGGGCGGCCCTGCCAAGGCGTTGAAGCGCGACCTGTTTCATCGGTTCCAGCTTTCCACGGAAGTGCCGGAGAACTACGATGTGGCGAACGCCATCGGCGCGGCCCTTACCCGCACCACATGGGAACTGGAGCTGTTCGCGGATACGCAGCGGCACGTCCTGTTCATTCCCTCGCTGTCCTATCGCGAGAATGTCCATACCAGCTACGACCAGAAGGACGCGGAAAAGGACGCCGTGAACCAACTGACCATGCAGCTCGATTCCATGGGAGTTTTCCTTGAACCCGAAGATGCACAGATTACGCACACGTCGAGCTTCAATATGGTCGAGGGCATGAGTCAGGTCGGAAAGAATATCAGAGTCAAGTGCCAGGTCCGCCCCGGCGTTGTCCGAACCACGGGGAGGAGCTAG
- a CDS encoding magnesium transporter MgtE, which produces MKWQRFGTNLKISKVLLSLVFLALFKLAVFGMLSVDSVTLKVMQAVIPDAVTGVAVAAEEKADPPTPIADKADSAANRAATEEETADQAAQDIRTEQDLPSEWKALKKKEEELAIRERTLQEMEASIRAEAARVEKIQAEIKTMLDDAKNIKDKRVKQLVEMISNTKAKKAAEILQTMDTDLAVKVLSGMRGRQAGEIMSFIEAKKAAELSEKLTQLQIPFMEQ; this is translated from the coding sequence ATGAAATGGCAACGCTTCGGTACGAATCTGAAAATTTCTAAGGTTCTGCTCAGTCTCGTTTTTCTGGCCCTTTTCAAGCTCGCAGTGTTCGGCATGCTGAGTGTCGATTCCGTGACACTCAAGGTCATGCAGGCTGTCATTCCCGATGCTGTTACCGGCGTTGCCGTGGCTGCCGAGGAAAAAGCCGATCCTCCGACTCCCATTGCGGACAAGGCTGATTCCGCTGCCAACCGCGCTGCGACAGAAGAAGAAACAGCCGATCAGGCCGCGCAGGACATACGCACGGAACAGGACCTCCCCTCGGAATGGAAAGCACTCAAGAAGAAGGAAGAAGAACTCGCCATCCGTGAGCGTACCCTTCAGGAAATGGAGGCAAGCATCCGCGCCGAAGCCGCACGGGTGGAAAAGATTCAGGCCGAAATCAAGACGATGCTCGACGACGCCAAGAACATCAAGGACAAGCGCGTCAAGCAGCTCGTGGAAATGATCTCCAACACCAAGGCCAAGAAGGCCGCTGAAATCCTGCAAACAATGGACACCGATCTGGCCGTCAAGGTTTTGTCAGGCATGCGTGGCCGTCAGGCCGGTGAAATCATGTCGTTCATCGAAGCAAAGAAAGCAGCTGAACTGTCGGAAAAACTCACGCAGCTCCAGATTCCTTTCATGGAACAATAG
- a CDS encoding MFS transporter yields the protein MLSANERTTGLWVITFTQFALVFMLSGVAIAVPVLGREFGASAAQLGLVESGYIAAVAMLLFPVTRLADMIGRATVFAMGAALFSTVSLVLPLSGSIDHFIILRVFQGGGGAMMVSTGLAILADLYPGPGRARALGIASAGVYLGLSAGPWLGGLIATHLGWRWIFYIGAVPCVMCLLLTLKVLPVRPIRQKCPPFDWGGAVLCAIGMTLLSQGGSHFHDLSGKIMLGVGVLSLAAFVLWESHAKAPLLDMRLFCGNPSFSLGSAVQFISYAATFGITFLLSLYLQVTQGMTASEAGLVLVAQPVMQAIFSLVSGNWCERWPAHHIATLGMGLATLGLGGAVFLGAQSSLPLIIVVLVLCGAGSAIFATANMAVIMGAVSKEYYGVASAVVAGMRTTGMTVSLVFISAVFAMIIGPQALHAESSSSYIEAMHVIFIALTVFSALGVFMSARARRRLADK from the coding sequence ATGCTCTCTGCTAATGAACGTACGACCGGACTGTGGGTCATCACCTTCACGCAGTTCGCATTGGTTTTCATGCTGTCCGGCGTGGCGATCGCCGTGCCTGTGCTGGGGCGGGAATTCGGAGCCAGTGCCGCACAGCTCGGGCTTGTCGAGTCAGGATATATCGCGGCTGTGGCCATGCTGCTTTTCCCTGTGACGCGTCTGGCCGACATGATCGGGCGTGCCACGGTCTTTGCCATGGGCGCGGCTCTTTTCAGCACGGTGAGCCTTGTGTTGCCATTGTCCGGGAGCATCGATCATTTCATCATCCTGCGCGTGTTTCAGGGCGGCGGCGGTGCCATGATGGTCTCCACCGGGCTTGCCATTCTGGCGGATCTCTATCCCGGCCCCGGACGGGCACGGGCGCTCGGCATTGCGTCCGCAGGCGTGTATCTCGGGCTGTCCGCCGGTCCGTGGCTGGGCGGCCTGATCGCCACGCATCTCGGCTGGCGCTGGATTTTCTACATCGGGGCCGTTCCCTGTGTCATGTGCCTTTTGCTCACGCTCAAGGTGCTTCCGGTCAGGCCGATCAGGCAGAAATGCCCGCCGTTCGACTGGGGTGGTGCCGTGCTTTGTGCCATCGGCATGACACTGCTGTCTCAGGGCGGGTCGCATTTCCATGACCTGAGCGGCAAGATCATGCTGGGCGTTGGCGTGCTGTCGCTGGCTGCGTTCGTGCTGTGGGAAAGCCATGCCAAGGCTCCGCTTCTGGATATGCGTCTTTTTTGCGGCAATCCTTCCTTTTCGCTGGGCAGTGCGGTGCAGTTCATCAGCTACGCCGCCACGTTCGGGATTACTTTCTTGCTGTCGCTTTACCTTCAGGTGACACAGGGGATGACAGCCAGCGAGGCCGGACTGGTGCTTGTGGCCCAGCCCGTTATGCAGGCGATCTTTTCCCTTGTCAGCGGCAACTGGTGTGAACGCTGGCCCGCGCATCATATCGCCACCCTCGGCATGGGACTGGCTACACTGGGACTGGGCGGAGCCGTTTTTCTCGGCGCGCAAAGTTCCCTGCCGCTCATTATCGTGGTGCTTGTCCTGTGCGGTGCGGGCAGTGCCATTTTCGCCACCGCCAACATGGCTGTCATCATGGGCGCTGTGAGCAAGGAATACTATGGCGTGGCATCGGCAGTGGTCGCCGGAATGCGGACCACCGGCATGACGGTCAGCCTCGTGTTCATCAGCGCGGTGTTCGCCATGATCATCGGTCCGCAGGCCCTGCATGCGGAAAGCTCGTCCTCGTACATAGAAGCCATGCACGTCATATTCATCGCCCTGACGGTGTTCAGCGCCTTGGGCGTGTTCATGTCCGCCCGCGCACGGCGTCGGCTGGCTGACAAGTAG
- a CDS encoding DUF4079 family protein, protein MLWIHPAIQLIATVAGFYAAYLGGERFLSQHVGLRTQFLWKRHVLFGRIAMLLWLGGLLGGLIIARLKWQVNFITGEHYEVAFAMVPLLVVGVVSGIYMDRRKAKRTALPILHGACNLLLLFMAFYQIKTGWQVIQNLVL, encoded by the coding sequence ATGCTCTGGATTCATCCTGCCATTCAACTGATCGCCACCGTTGCCGGATTCTATGCCGCCTATCTGGGCGGTGAACGGTTTCTGTCGCAGCACGTCGGCCTGCGGACCCAGTTCCTTTGGAAACGCCATGTCCTTTTCGGGCGGATCGCCATGCTGCTGTGGCTGGGCGGCCTGCTGGGCGGCCTGATTATCGCACGGCTGAAATGGCAGGTGAACTTTATTACCGGGGAGCATTATGAAGTCGCATTCGCCATGGTCCCGCTGCTGGTTGTGGGTGTCGTCTCCGGCATTTACATGGACAGGCGGAAGGCCAAGCGGACCGCACTGCCGATTTTGCATGGCGCGTGCAATCTTCTGCTGCTGTTCATGGCTTTTTACCAGATCAAGACGGGCTGGCAGGTCATTCAGAACCTTGTCTTGTAG
- a CDS encoding MarR family winged helix-turn-helix transcriptional regulator codes for MDFKKQRAASLGYRIARLFRMNSCRLDRWLAEFGLCHGQVPYLISITEKSGQTQDELAAQVHVHRAATARILKNMEAAGLVTRKENPENRRQNLVFPTDKSCALIGDVVDVLDIHNETLLKGFSDEERELLFSMMDRILENAEWSKDDKGGPDALC; via the coding sequence ATGGATTTCAAGAAACAACGTGCCGCAAGTCTCGGTTATCGTATCGCTCGTCTGTTCAGGATGAATTCCTGTCGGCTTGATCGGTGGCTTGCCGAATTCGGCCTGTGTCACGGGCAGGTGCCGTACCTTATAAGCATTACGGAAAAAAGCGGGCAGACACAGGATGAACTGGCTGCGCAGGTCCATGTTCATCGGGCAGCGACTGCTCGCATTCTCAAGAATATGGAAGCAGCAGGTCTTGTTACACGAAAGGAAAACCCAGAGAATCGACGTCAGAATCTCGTGTTTCCGACAGATAAGTCCTGTGCGCTCATTGGTGATGTGGTCGATGTGTTGGATATTCACAATGAAACGTTGCTCAAGGGTTTTTCCGACGAGGAACGGGAACTGCTGTTTTCGATGATGGATCGTATCCTCGAAAACGCGGAATGGTCTAAAGACGATAAGGGAGGGCCTGATGCTCTCTGCTAA
- the fliJ gene encoding flagellar export protein FliJ: MSKPFHFKLEKVLDYRGQLEEQAKAALAAAQAKHDRQAELVSGLRDRLAAHMDKQAESNKSANDMWLWRQYKDALEQDISREQYRLSELELKLHQARQEAVARSKDRKLLEKLKETQAKKHHEEENAREEKENDEMATLRYESENF, encoded by the coding sequence ATGTCCAAGCCGTTCCATTTCAAACTCGAAAAGGTCCTCGACTACCGGGGGCAGCTCGAAGAGCAGGCCAAGGCCGCCCTTGCGGCGGCACAGGCCAAGCATGACCGTCAGGCAGAACTTGTCAGCGGCCTGCGCGACCGTCTCGCCGCGCACATGGACAAACAGGCCGAGTCCAACAAGAGCGCCAACGACATGTGGCTGTGGCGACAGTACAAGGACGCTCTGGAGCAGGATATTTCCCGCGAGCAATACAGGCTGAGCGAATTGGAACTCAAATTGCATCAAGCCCGACAGGAGGCCGTGGCCCGCTCCAAGGACAGGAAGCTTTTGGAGAAGCTCAAGGAAACCCAAGCCAAGAAGCATCATGAAGAAGAAAACGCCCGCGAAGAGAAGGAAAACGATGAAATGGCAACGCTTCGGTACGAATCTGAAAATTTCTAA